DNA from Coriobacteriia bacterium:
AGTCAAGGTCCCGCGGGCAGTGTCGAACCAGACTCACCTGCGGGGCTTTTTCTTATGTATATGTTTCCGCGCCCTCGCCGGAATACTCGGACAGTTTCGAGGGATTTAACTTGGCGCTCAAGTCGCAGTGCTATAATTTTATTGATGCCCATGATCACTCCGATATCGATTCGGCCCTCGAGAAAGAGATAGTCATGTCTGAAGAAAAGATTGCAATCCTCACCGACTCCGGAACCGATGTTCCACAGGAGTATCGTGATAAATACAACATGTACGTGTCTCCTCTCATGCTTATTTACAAGGACGGGCAGTACCGAGACGGGGTGGATATTCAGCCCGAAGACGTGTATGCGCGTTTTCCCGATGATATTCCGTCGACTTCGCTCCCGAGCCCTGTCGATGTTCAAGAAATCTTTAAAAAGATTAAAGCCGATGGGTATGAAAAGGTTATAGTAATCAACATTTCGAGCGGTCTGAGCGGTACATTCAACATGATGAACAACTTCGGACCATCGCCCGAAGGGCTGGAAGTTCGCTATATAGATACGAAGAACATAGCCATCGGAAGCGGATTTTCCGCCATACGTGCCGGCGAACTGATCGAGCAAGGGCTTTCGTTTGAAAAAGTATGCGAAGGGGTCGAAAAGGCGTCGCAAAACACGAAACTCTACTTCTGTGTTTCGACTCTCGAGTATTTGAGGAAGGGCGGACGTATCGGTTTGGTTGCTGCCGTCATGGGCACCATCCTTGATTTGAAGCCGGTCATATCTTGTAATGAAGATGGGATATATGACACCGTTGCAAAGTCTCGCGGACGCAAGAAGTCGCTAAAGGCCGCTCTTGAGTTGGCCGTCGATTTCGCCGAAAATTCGAGCGAATACAACATTACTGTGGTGCACGGTAATGCGAAGGAAGAGGCGGATGCGCTCTTGGAAGTCATGAAAGCGCTGCTGCCGAAATTCCGCATTGCAATCGAGGGGCAAATTACATCCTCGCTCGTCGTGCATACGGGGCCGGGGGTCATAGGTATCGGCGTTCAACGCTTGGCGTAAAACGTCCGCACCCCGGAATATGGATTTGTTTGATTTCTTCCTGCAAATGTGGATATTATATAGGAAAGACAATAGATTGAGACTTAGCTCGTAGAACGCGAGCATATAAAGAAAGTTCACTGAGAAGATTTGATCGTAGAGCGCGAACAGGGTAAACAAAAAAAGCTCACCGAGAAGACAGAGAAGCCCCCATTTCCGGATGGGAGTTTTTCTAAGAGAGGAGGAGCTATTATGGCTACTTCATCGTTTAGTAAGGATTTTACGTTAACCAGTAAAAAAGCGGTTGATTCGTTTACGAAAATCATATCTGTTCCTGCGGTAAGCGTAAAAATTGATAGGAGTTTGTTGACGCCTGAAAGAGAAAGGCAAGGCGAACTGAAAGTAAAACAAATGTTGTCTCGCTAAATTTTAAAAGAAAAAGCTATACCATGAAAGCGCTGCTGCCGAAATTCCGCATTGCAATCGAGGGGCAGGATATCCTCGGTTAGTATTTTTCTCCAAAAACGATACAGACCCGTGCTTTTGTGCTAAACTTTCAGTTCTGCGCATGCGAGAAGTTACGGAAGAGTCGGTTCGCATCGATTCATGTCCCTGTCGAAATGCATACGCGATTTTTTTGGTGGGTATAGCTCAGTTGGTTAGAGCGCCGCACTGTGGCTGCGGAGGCCGAGGGTTCGAATCCCTTTACCCACCCCAACAAAACTACCGAACCTGTCCTTGCGGCAGGTTTTTTCACGTGATAGGGCCTTTTTGTCTACAATGGAATTTATCGGAAACGCACGAAAAGGAGAGCGCTCGTGAACTGGAAATCATTCATCAGGGAAAATATACATCCTATGTCGCCCTACGCGCCGGGACTTCGTGGCTCCGAAGTCAAAGATCGCTGCTCTCGAGAAGAGATTCTCAAAATATCGAGCAACGAGAACCCCTACGGGCCGTTTCCGCGCGCAATCGAAGCGGGAAAGAAAATCATCGAGCATCTCAATCGCTATCCGGACGGATCTTCGCGTGACGTTCG
Protein-coding regions in this window:
- a CDS encoding DegV family protein, which translates into the protein MSEEKIAILTDSGTDVPQEYRDKYNMYVSPLMLIYKDGQYRDGVDIQPEDVYARFPDDIPSTSLPSPVDVQEIFKKIKADGYEKVIVINISSGLSGTFNMMNNFGPSPEGLEVRYIDTKNIAIGSGFSAIRAGELIEQGLSFEKVCEGVEKASQNTKLYFCVSTLEYLRKGGRIGLVAAVMGTILDLKPVISCNEDGIYDTVAKSRGRKKSLKAALELAVDFAENSSEYNITVVHGNAKEEADALLEVMKALLPKFRIAIEGQITSSLVVHTGPGVIGIGVQRLA